gttttagtttccCTAACAAAAACTGCCAAGAAAGGCTTGGAACTGAAGCAGCATCTGATAGAAGAGGTAAGTACttgttccccctccccctaccccacctCTGCTGTGTATTTGTTTAATAGAGTTGGGATAGAACTGTTAGCAGTGTCAGAGTTTCCACACCTCCCCACAGCATCCCTGTGACCCAGGACCACGTGATGCTACTGCTGTTTTGCGCTTAGGGGTAGCTAAAGCTTATTAGTGAGTTTTTAATGCTGCCTGGTATTAGAAGGCTGGAGGTCACCAGGTGGTGACTGTGGCCATCCATCTGCAGCTGACCTGCTGGCTCTGGACAAGGTAAGTACAATCTCCCGTGCACAAATCCCCCATTCTTTGGAAATGGAGCTTTATTTACCACAGGGCGGCTTCAGCCAGAAGCCTGGCCAGGGCAGTAAGGATGAAGTGTCTCTCCTTGGTGATAAGATGAGGCTCCTTGTGTTTTGATTTAGTGGGGACTTCCCAGGGTGGGTAGATGACTCTAGATCAGTTAAGTGGACAGAGGAAACAGGATGATTGTTCCACATTGGTCATGGAAAGACCATAGGGTTTGGGTCCCTGCTCACCCTCTGGAGTAGGTGACCCTAGTGTCAGTCACACCAGTGGAAGATTAAAGGCCTCTTGCCCTCGCTTGTGTGAGGCCAGAGTTGTCCGGCCTGTGCTGCCCTTCAACTCCAGAGCCTCATGAACTGTCTCACAGCTTCGGAAATGTGTGGATACCTACAAGTACCTCTTCATCTTCTCTGTGGCCAACATGAGGAACAGCAAGCTGAAGGACATCCGGAATGCCTGGAAGCACAGCCGGTGAGCTCTCCGTGGGAAGAGGCTCTCTCCCTCATCAGAGCACAGGAGCAGGCTGACCCTTCCAGTCTGCAGCTTGCCTGCTGAAAAGCATGGTTTCTGTTAGAGTTGGGTTTTTCCTGAGCTGCTGGGGACAGGATTTGTTGGTCCCTTGGGATGTTTCAGGAAAGTGACCCCCAAAGAAGGCTCCAGGAGCTGATGGGTTACAGTACTTGTGTAGATGGCTCTGGGGTCACTGTACTGCTGTACCAGCTCCTGTAAAGACTGTTGAACACGCTTCTGCCCACCAGACATGGACAGGTGATTTTTGAGGTTCGAAGTGAGCTGTCTCAAACTCTAGGCAAGATCCAATTCTGTGGATAAGAAGATGAAAACAGGAATCCTGGGGATACATGGGTGGGTTGCATGGAAAACAGGGACTCTGGCCACACACACCTCCTGTCGTCTGGTTCTGGGCTCCCTGAACTCCTGGGCATTAGCTCACACCCTCTTCTTCATGGTAGGATGTTCTTTGGCAAAAACAAGGTGATGATGGTGGCCTTGGGTCGAAGCCCATCTGACGAATACAAAGACAACCTACATCAGGTAGGTCACTGGCCCTCACTACATGAGGCTAGGCTGAAGCTCAGCTGCCACCTCCTGCTCTTTTTCAGCTAGGTGACTGACCTATGGGTTCAGAAGAGCCAAGCTTGGCCTAACTCTGTGTTCTTAATCTCCAGACCCATGCATGGGACTATGCCCGTTTATAACCTGCATATTAGGAGTTCTACCAACTAGAAACGTTGTAGATGACACCAGGTGTCTCCTATAGGTTAGTTGCTCCTGGTGAGGAAGCAGTGGTGTTCACTTGTGTTTTTCAGGTCAGCAAGAAGTTGAGGGGTGAAGTTGGGCTCCTTTTTACCAACCGCGCGAAGGAGGAGGTGAATGAGTGAGTGTCTGTGAAGGAGGGGAGAGGCTGGGGGTCAGGGAAAGCTGAAGGGATGCAAGCCTCTTACTGAAACTGCTTCTGTAACCAGGGTTCTGTTATTCTCTCTGGCATGGTCTTCCCCTCTGCCTGCCAGTCCGAATCCAGTATGGCTAGGGACAGGAAGCCCCGGATCATGACACTCAAAGGAGGCTGGACTTCGGCTGCATGGTGGCGTTTCCAGGAACTTTACCCTCACCTTTCTCTCTAACTTAGGTGGTTCACAAAGTATACAGAAATGGATTTTGCTCGAGCAGGGAACAAAGCAACTTGTACTGTGAGCCTGGATCCAGGGCCCCTGAAGCAGTTCCCTCATTCCATGGAGCCACAGCTGAGGCAGCTGGGTCTGCCCACTGCCCTCAAGAAAggtaggaggctggagaggataagagtactggctgctcttccagaggacatgggtttgattCCCGGGACCCAC
Above is a window of Arvicanthis niloticus isolate mArvNil1 chromosome 5, mArvNil1.pat.X, whole genome shotgun sequence DNA encoding:
- the Mrto4 gene encoding mRNA turnover protein 4 homolog: MPKSKRDKKVSLTKTAKKGLELKQHLIEELRKCVDTYKYLFIFSVANMRNSKLKDIRNAWKHSRMFFGKNKVMMVALGRSPSDEYKDNLHQVSKKLRGEVGLLFTNRAKEEVNEWFTKYTEMDFARAGNKATCTVSLDPGPLKQFPHSMEPQLRQLGLPTALKKGVVTLLSDYEVCKEGDVLTPEQARVLKLLGYEMAEFKVTIKYMWDAQSGRFQQMDDDLPESAPESEGESEEEDDDS